Proteins co-encoded in one Leptospiraceae bacterium genomic window:
- a CDS encoding type I restriction-modification system subunit M, with translation MNKQQLAAKIWESANQMRSKIEANEYKDYILGFIFYKFLSEQELKFARKEGLTEKDIKSLSERDKETVNYFSENIGYFISYKDLYSTWIEKGKDFDVSNVRDALSAFSRLIHPNYKKLFQGIFDTLQTGLSKLGDTTASQTKSVSDLIQLIKDIPMDGKQDYDVLTFIYEYLIGMFAANAGKKAGEFYTPHEVSLLMSEIIANYLKFKKSIEIYDPTSGSGSLLINIGQSVAKFIGNENNIKYYAQELKQNTYNLTRMNLIMRGILASNINTRNADTLENDWPFFDENDPINTYTVLRVDAVVSNPPYSQQWDSEHKETDPRYSRFGLAPKTKADYAFLLHDLYHLKPDGIMTIVLPHGVLFRGGEEGKIRKALIEYNHIDTIIGLPANIFFGTGIPTIIMVLRQERKNSDVLFIDASKGFIKVGKNNVLRASDIKKIVDTVIERKDVPKFSRVVSKKEIQGNEYNLNIPRYVDSSESSETWDIYASMFGGIPKNELDALNEYWEAFPNLRSALFSKAESQYPSLKVKDVKKTIQENPDVISFIEKFESAFKSFPAYLKKELLTNRESINIKQEETILSDEIFKRLKPIPLIDKYEAYQLLYDDWQIISEDLEMIQTEGFATTKRVDPNLVIKKKNGKDHEVQEGWIGRIIPFELAQNHLLKKELESLKTKEDRLLEINAEIEELFESLSEEEKDTEVSNEAKDAFSASGVTKEAKQIKVDNKKNEVFPDDSYQAKILKVETLIAEDKDLKNQIRTEEANLHLLTKETIEKLSDKQVLDLLEQKWINPLVTSLQELPSVVINTLTSQLETIAEKYKTTYEVVVKEIEETENTLVSLLGQTHLKTYDFTAIFIIPSCGASFSFYSNLNCGIILQEI, from the coding sequence ATGAATAAACAACAATTAGCAGCTAAGATTTGGGAATCTGCAAATCAGATGCGTTCTAAAATTGAAGCAAATGAATACAAAGATTATATTTTAGGTTTTATATTTTATAAATTTCTTTCCGAACAGGAGTTAAAATTTGCTAGAAAAGAGGGACTAACTGAGAAAGATATAAAGTCGCTCTCAGAGAGGGACAAAGAGACTGTTAACTATTTTAGCGAAAATATTGGATATTTTATTTCTTACAAAGACTTATATTCCACTTGGATAGAGAAAGGCAAAGATTTTGATGTTTCCAATGTGAGAGATGCTCTCTCTGCTTTTAGTCGATTGATTCATCCCAATTATAAAAAATTATTTCAGGGGATTTTTGATACACTGCAAACGGGTTTGAGTAAACTCGGTGACACAACGGCTTCCCAAACAAAATCCGTCAGTGACTTGATTCAACTTATCAAAGATATTCCAATGGATGGAAAACAAGATTATGATGTATTAACCTTTATCTACGAATACTTAATTGGAATGTTTGCCGCAAATGCAGGAAAGAAAGCAGGAGAATTTTATACACCACATGAAGTTTCTCTTCTCATGTCAGAAATTATCGCTAATTATTTGAAGTTTAAAAAAAGTATAGAGATATATGATCCAACAAGCGGCTCTGGTTCGTTACTCATTAATATTGGACAAAGTGTTGCAAAGTTCATAGGAAATGAAAATAATATAAAATATTATGCACAAGAACTAAAGCAGAACACTTACAACCTAACCCGTATGAATTTAATTATGCGGGGAATTTTAGCGAGCAATATCAATACTCGAAATGCAGACACTTTGGAAAATGACTGGCCTTTTTTTGATGAAAATGATCCAATCAATACGTACACAGTGCTTCGTGTGGACGCGGTTGTGTCTAATCCCCCTTATTCACAACAATGGGATTCAGAACATAAAGAAACCGATCCTCGTTATTCAAGATTTGGTCTTGCTCCAAAAACAAAAGCGGACTATGCTTTTCTTTTGCATGATCTATACCATTTAAAACCAGATGGTATAATGACTATCGTATTGCCACATGGTGTTTTATTTCGTGGAGGAGAAGAAGGAAAAATCCGCAAAGCATTAATTGAATACAATCATATTGATACGATTATTGGACTTCCTGCCAATATCTTTTTTGGAACTGGTATTCCTACTATTATCATGGTATTGAGACAAGAGAGAAAAAATTCAGATGTTCTTTTTATAGATGCGTCCAAGGGATTTATAAAAGTCGGAAAAAACAATGTGCTTAGAGCTTCGGATATTAAAAAAATTGTAGATACAGTCATCGAAAGAAAGGATGTTCCCAAATTTTCTCGTGTAGTTTCAAAAAAAGAAATCCAAGGAAATGAATACAATCTAAATATTCCGCGCTATGTGGATTCTTCTGAGAGTTCGGAAACATGGGATATTTATGCAAGTATGTTCGGTGGGATTCCTAAAAATGAATTGGATGCGTTAAATGAGTATTGGGAGGCGTTTCCCAATTTACGCTCCGCTTTGTTTTCAAAGGCAGAGAGTCAGTATCCTTCCTTAAAAGTAAAAGATGTAAAAAAGACAATCCAAGAAAATCCAGATGTCATTTCCTTTATTGAAAAGTTTGAATCTGCCTTTAAAAGTTTTCCTGCTTATCTAAAAAAAGAATTACTCACTAATAGGGAATCCATAAACATCAAACAAGAAGAAACGATTTTAAGTGATGAAATTTTTAAACGACTCAAACCAATTCCTCTCATTGATAAATATGAAGCCTATCAACTTTTGTATGATGATTGGCAAATCATTTCAGAAGATTTAGAAATGATACAAACAGAAGGATTTGCTACAACTAAACGAGTAGATCCAAATTTAGTTATCAAAAAGAAAAATGGAAAAGACCACGAAGTCCAAGAAGGTTGGATTGGTAGAATCATTCCTTTTGAACTAGCACAAAATCATTTATTAAAAAAAGAATTAGAGAGCCTAAAAACAAAAGAAGATAGACTATTAGAAATCAATGCAGAAATAGAAGAACTATTTGAATCTTTATCAGAAGAAGAAAAGGATACAGAAGTAAGCAACGAAGCAAAAGATGCTTTCTCTGCATCGGGCGTAACTAAAGAAGCAAAACAAATCAAAGTAGATAATAAAAAGAATGAAGTCTTTCCCGACGATTCATATCAAGCTAAAATTCTAAAAGTAGAAACACTGATTGCAGAAGACAAAGACCTAAAAAATCAAATTAGAACCGAAGAGGCTAATCTGCATTTACTCACAAAAGAAACCATTGAAAAACTATCTGACAAACAAGTATTAGACTTACTGGAGCAAAAATGGATTAACCCCTTAGTCACTTCTCTGCAAGAACTACCATCGGTTGTTATCAATACACTAACGTCTCAATTAGAAACAATTGCCGAAAAATACAAAACCACTTACGAAGTAGTAGTAAAGGAAATAGAAGAAACTGAAAACACATTGGTATCTCTACTAGGGCAAACGCATTTAAAAACCTATGATTTTACTGCGATATTTATCATCCCATCCTGCGGCGCGTCGTTTTCCTTTTACTCCAATCTTAATTGTGGTATCATTCTTCAAGAAATTTAG